Proteins found in one Triticum urartu cultivar G1812 chromosome 4, Tu2.1, whole genome shotgun sequence genomic segment:
- the LOC125551856 gene encoding calmodulin-1-like: MADQLTDDQIAEFKEAFSLFDKDGDGCITTKELGTVMRSLGQNPTEAELQDMINEVDADGNGIIDFPEFLNLMARKMKDTDSEEELKEAFRVFDKDQNGFISAAELRHVMTNLGEKLTDDEVDEMIREADVDGDGQINYEEFVKVMMAK, encoded by the exons ATGGCGGACCAACTCACCGACGACCAGATCGCCGAGTTCAAGGAAGCCTTCAGCCTATTCGACAAGGACGGCGACG GTTGCATCACAACCAAGGAGCTGGGAACAGTTATGCGCTCGCTGGGGCAGAACCCAACCGAGGCAGAGCTCCAGGACATGATCAACGAGGTCGATGCCGATGGCAACGGCATCATCGACTTCCCGGAGTTCCTCAACCTGATGGCTCGCAAGATGAAGGACACCGACTCGGAGGAAGAGCTCAAGGAGGCCTTCCGGGTGTTCGACAAGGACCAGAACGGTTTCATCTCGGCCGCGGAGCTCCGCCACGTCATGACCAACCTCGGCGAGAAGCTAACGGATGACGAGGTTGACGAGATGATCCGCGAGGCCGACGTCGACGGGGACGGCCAGATCAACTACGAGGAGTTCGTCAAGGTGATGATGGCCAAGTGA
- the LOC125551855 gene encoding CBL-interacting protein kinase 31, whose product MYRAKRAALSPKVKRRVGKYELGRTIGEGTFAKVRFAKNTETMEPVAIKILDKEKVQKLRLVEQIRREICTMKLIKHPNVVRLHEVMGSKARIFIVLEYITGGELFDTIYTNGRLKEEEARKYFQQLINAVDYCHSRGVYHRDLKLENLLLDAAGNLKVSDFGLSALTEQVKADGLLHTTCGTPNYVAPEVIEDRGYDGAAADIWSCGVILFILLAGFLPFEDENIIALYKKISEAQFTCPSWFSTGAKKLITRILDPNPATRITIPQILEDPWFKKGFKPPVFDDKYETSFEDVYAAFGDSEDQHVKEETEHKPTSMNAFELISLNQGLNLDNLFEAKEEHKRETRFTSQCPPKEIISKIAEAARPLGFDIQKKNYKMRMENPKAGRKGNLNVATEVFQVAPSLHVVELKKAKGDTLEFQMFYRSLSTQLKDVVWKCGGEVEDNSTAA is encoded by the exons ATGTATCGCGCCAAGAGAGCTGCATTGTCACCAAAGGTGAAGCGCCGTGTCGGCAAGTATGAGCTCGGCCGCACCATCGGGGAAGGGACCTTTGCAAAGGTCAGGTTCGCAAAGAACACTGAAACCATGGAGCCTGTTGCTATCAAAATCCTCGACAAGGAGAAGGTTCAGAAGCTCAGATTGGTTGAACAG ATTAGGCGCGAAATTTGTACTATGAAGTTAATAAAGCATCCTAATGTTGTTCGACTGCACGAG GTGATGGGAAGTAAAGCAAGAATTTTCATTGTTCTGGAATACATTACTGGAGGGGAACTCTTTGATACCATT TATACCAATGGAAGGCTGAAAGAAGAGGAAGCACGCAAATACTTTCAACAGCTGATAAACGCCGTTGACTATTGCCACAGTAGGGGTGTGTATCACAGAGATTTGAAG TTAGAAAATTTGTTGCTTGATGCTGCTGGAAACCTCAAAGTGTCCGACTTCGGTTTAAGTGCTTTAACTGAGCAAGTGAAG GCTGACGGGTTGCTGCACACAACATGCGGAACTCCGAACTATGTTGCTCCTGAG GTGATTGAGGATAGAGGTTATGATGGTGCAGCTGCAGATATCTGGTCTTGCGGGGTAATCCTTTTTATTCTCCTTGCCGGGTTTTTACCTTTCGAGGATGAAAACATCATCGCCCTTTATAAAAAG ATCTCAGAAGCTCAATTCACATGCCCCTCTTGGTTTTCTACTGGAGCTAAGAAGTTGATTACCAGAATTTTGGACCCTAATCCTGCAACT CGTATCACCATTCCTCAGATACTGGAGGATCCTTGGTTCAAAAAGGGATTCAAGCCACCTGTTTTTGACGACAAGTATGAAACTAGCTTCGAAGATGTCTATGCTGCATTTGGAGACTCAGAG GACCAGCATGTGAAAGAGGAGACTGAACATAAGCCAACCTCAATGAATGCATTTGAACTGATTTCACTGAATCAGGGATTGAATCTGGACAATTTGTTCGAGGCAAAGGAG gagCATAAAAGAGAGACACGATTCACGTCGCAATGCCCTCCAAAAGAAATCATCAGCAAGATTGCGGAAGCTGCAAGGCCACTTGGATTTGACATTCAGAAGAAAAACTACAAG ATGCGGATGGAGAACCCGAAAGCAGGTAGAAAAGGCAATCTCAATGTTGCAACCGAG GTGTTTCAAGTAGCTCCATCCCTACATGTGGTTGAGCTGAAAAAGGCGAAGGGGGATACTCTGGAATTTCAAATG TTCTACAGATCTCTCTCGACCCAGCTCAAGGATGTAGTTTGGAAGTGCGGCGGCGAGGTAGAAGATAACAGCACCGCGGCATGA